One Roseimaritima multifibrata DNA window includes the following coding sequences:
- a CDS encoding DUF1552 domain-containing protein: MKKSLPRRTVLRAGGISVALPMLECMTRSPAVNAAAASPQDDDPKTADLDVRRMLAIGAPLGIHTPNLFPTKSGREYEVTPYLKPLQPYRDKWTVVSGLMHPDVDGGHPAEKSFLTAAPHPGHPSFKNTISVDQFAAEQIGYRTRFSSLTLASDRSGLSYTRSGVQIPSETRPSRLFAKLFLEGTKEEQATQLRRIKDGQSVMDLVRNQTAQVAKRASRQDNQTLDQYMTSVRELEQRLVQAEDWAQRPKPIIDQKPPTDVQDRADFVGRMRLMYEMIFLAFQSDSTRLITFLGAGGNEVVSLPGVEDGWHNLSHHGRDPEKLEMLAIIELEEFKLFGELLGKLDGVREGEHTLLDQTSILMGSNLGNASSHNNSNLPIIAAGGRFQHGQHLAFDPQKGPPLANLFVSQLQHLGLETDRFANGTGTLTGI, from the coding sequence TGCCGATGTTGGAATGCATGACCCGGTCCCCCGCGGTCAACGCGGCAGCCGCTTCGCCCCAGGACGACGATCCGAAAACGGCTGATTTGGATGTGCGACGGATGCTTGCCATCGGGGCTCCGCTTGGAATTCATACGCCCAACCTTTTCCCCACCAAATCCGGACGCGAATATGAGGTCACTCCGTATCTGAAACCGTTGCAGCCATACCGGGACAAGTGGACGGTTGTTTCAGGCTTGATGCACCCCGACGTCGATGGCGGGCATCCTGCAGAGAAAAGTTTTCTGACAGCGGCGCCGCATCCGGGACACCCCAGTTTTAAAAACACGATTTCTGTCGATCAGTTTGCAGCCGAACAGATTGGTTATCGAACGAGGTTCTCTTCGCTAACGCTGGCCAGTGATCGTTCGGGTCTGTCGTACACCCGGTCCGGAGTGCAGATTCCATCCGAAACCCGCCCTTCGCGATTGTTTGCCAAACTCTTTCTAGAAGGGACAAAAGAGGAACAAGCGACTCAGTTGCGAAGAATCAAAGACGGCCAGAGCGTGATGGATCTGGTGCGAAATCAAACCGCTCAGGTCGCCAAACGAGCCAGTCGTCAGGACAATCAGACTTTGGATCAGTACATGACCAGCGTCCGTGAACTGGAACAGCGGTTGGTGCAAGCCGAAGATTGGGCACAGCGGCCCAAGCCGATCATCGATCAGAAACCGCCCACCGATGTGCAAGATCGAGCTGATTTTGTCGGTCGGATGCGGCTGATGTACGAGATGATTTTCCTTGCGTTTCAGTCCGATTCGACTCGGCTGATTACTTTTCTTGGAGCCGGCGGCAATGAGGTGGTCAGTTTGCCCGGTGTCGAAGATGGCTGGCACAACCTTAGCCACCACGGACGGGATCCAGAGAAGCTGGAGATGCTAGCAATCATTGAATTGGAGGAATTCAAGTTGTTTGGTGAATTGCTAGGGAAACTGGATGGAGTTCGGGAGGGCGAGCACACGTTGTTAGATCAAACATCCATTTTGATGGGATCCAACCTCGGGAATGCCTCCAGCCACAATAATTCGAACCTGCCAATCATCGCCGCCGGTGGTCGATTCCAGCACGGGCAGCATTTGGCCTTCGATCCTCAAAAAGGACCACCACTGGCGAATCTCTTTGTCAGCCAACTGCAGCACTTAGGTTTAGAAACCGATCGTTTTGCCAACGGAACGGGGACACTGACCGGTATTTAG